One Paramisgurnus dabryanus chromosome 9, PD_genome_1.1, whole genome shotgun sequence DNA segment encodes these proteins:
- the ap2m1b gene encoding AP-2 complex subunit mu-B encodes MIGGLFIYNHKGEVLISRVYRDDIGRNAVDAFRVNVIHARQQVRSPVTNIARTSFFHVKRSNIWLAAVTKQNVNAAMVFEFLYKMCDVMAAYFGKISEENIKNNFVLIYELLDEILDFGYPQNSETGALKTFITQQGIKSQHHTKEEQSQITSQVTGQIGWRREGIKYRRNELFLDVLESVNLLMSPQGQVLSAHVSGRVVMKSYLSGMPECKFGMNDKIVIDKQGKGGTTDDTGKSELGGSSGKQSIAIDDCTFHQCVRLSKFDSERSISFIPPDGEYELMRYRTTKDIILPFRVIPLVREVGRTKLEVKVVIKSNFKPSLLAQKIEVRIPTPLNTSGVQVICMKGKAKYKASENAIVWKIKRMAGMKESQISAEIELLPTNDKKKWARPPISMNFEVPFAPSGLKVRYLKVFEPKLNYSDHDVIKWVRYIGRSGIYETRC; translated from the exons ATGATTGGAGGACTCTTCATCTATAATCACAAGGGCGAGGTGCTGATCTCTCGTGTCTACCGTGATGACATTGG GAGGAATGCTGTGGACGCGTTTCGTGTCAACGTGATCCACGCTCGGCAGCAGGTCCGCTCGCCCGTCACCAACATCGCCCGCACAAGCTTCTTCCACGTCAAACGCTCCAACATTTGGCTGGCTGCCGTCACCAAGCAAAATGTCAATGCAGCCATGGTGTTCGAGTTCCTGTACAAGATGTGCGACGTCATGGCGGCCTATTTCGGCAAGATCAGCGAGGAGAACATCAAGAACAACTTTGTGTTGATCTATGAGCTTCTAGATG AGATCCTGGATTTTGGATACCCCCAGAACTCTGAGACTGGAGCCTTGAAGACCTTTATTACCCAACAGGGTATAAAGAGCCAG CATCAC ACGAAAGAGGAGCAGTCTCAGATTACAAGTCAGGTTACGGGACAGATCGGCTGGAGACGGGAGGGCATCAAATATCGCCGCAATGAACTCTTCCTGGATGTACTGGAAAGCGTCAACTTGCTGATGTCACCacaag GTCAAGTGTTGAGTGCCCACGTCTCTGGACGCGTGGTGATGAAGAGCTACCTGAGTGGAATGCCAGAGTGCAAATTCGGGATGAACGACAAAATCGTCATTGACAAGCAAGGCAAAGGAGGCACGACCGACGACACAGGCAAGAG TGAGTTAGGGGGCAG CAGTGGGAAACAGTCCATCGCGATCGATGACTGCACGTTTCACCAGTGTGTTCGCCTCAGCAAGTTTGACTCGGAGCGTAGCATTAGCTTCATCCCCCCTGATGGAGAGTACGAGCTGATGAG GTACCGTACCACCAAAGACATCATCCTCCCTTTCCGCGTCATCCCATTGGTCCGTGAGGTGGGCCGCACCAAACTGGAAGTGAAGGTGGTGATCAAATCCAACTTCAAGCCATCACTGCTGGCACAGAAAATAGAG gTGCGCATTCCTACTCCACTCAACACAAGCGGTGTTCAGGTCATCTGTATGAAGGGTAAAGCTAAGTACAAGGCCAGCGAGAACGCCATCGTTTGGAA GATCAAGCGAATGGCTGGTATGAAGGAATCTCAGATCAGCGCTGAGATCGAGCTGCTACCCACTAATGACAAAAAGAAGTGGGCTCGCCCACCCATCTCCATGAACTTTGAG GTACCCTTCGCTCCATCAGGGCTGAAAGTGCGCTACCTGAAGGTCTTCGAACCGAAGCTGAACTACAGCGATCATGATGTCATTAAATGGGTGCGTTACATCGGGCGCAGCGGCATCTACGAGACCCGCTGCTAA
- the mmp23bb gene encoding matrix metallopeptidase 23bb, which yields MRGVCALLLMVLLEKTVPLPARTKQTVASIQSFKPCAQVPAHVDRRSHEGLARFRRYAINPLGYKWDHFNITYKITKFPSTLNKEDTRKAITIAFTKWSDVSPLTFTEVRNLNRSADITIGFYTYNHTDCWWSPLHPCFDGLNGELAHAFLPPRGEIHFDNHEFWILGKSRFSWKQGVWLNDLVQVAAHEIGHALGLWHSQDPNALMHPNATYTGQRNIAQDDIWGIQRLYGCMDKKRVCDPWARLGFCERRRSFMKKNCPKRCDLCYEPLDAVSTPTPPPDNVKIKIVPRGKVVGFRCGTKNTRVPPKVSWYKDGEQLLTSIPGYIVIKDRDLRLVANEFNEGTYTCRIHRRGNIVSANSWAIRLKPEKSSNNS from the exons ATGCGCGGGGTTTGTGCGCTGTTGCTGATGGTGCTGCTGGAGAAAACCGTACCTCTGCCTGCGCGGACTAAACAAACG GTGGCGAGCATCCAGTCATTTAAGCCATGTGCTCAGGTACCTGCACATGTGGACAGGAGGTCTCATGAAGGTCTGGCTCGGTTCAGGCGCTATGCCATCAACCCACTGGGATACAAATGGGACCATTTTAACATCACCTACAA GATCACAAAGTTCCCCAGCACGCTGAATAAAGAAGATACGCGCAAAGCCATCACTATTGCCTTTACAAAGTGGAGTGATGTTTCCCCTCTCACTTTCACTGAAGTCAGAAATCTCAACAGAAGTGCTGACATCACAATAG GGTTCTACACATACAATCATACAGATTGTTGGTGGTCTCCACTGCATCCATGTTTTGATGGACTGAATGGTGAGTTGGCCCACGCCTTCCTGCCTCCACGTGGAGAGATCCACTTTGACAACCATGAATTCTGGATTTTGGGCAAATCCCGCTTCAGCTGGAAACAAG GAGTATGGCTGAATGACCTGGTTCAGGTCGCTGCTCATGAGATCGGTCATGCTTTAGGTCTCTGGCATTCACAGGACCCTAATGCTCTAATGCACCCAAATGCAACTTACACGGGTCAACGAAACATCGCCCAAGATGATATCTGGGGCATCCAGCGCCTTTACG gGTGCATGGATAAGAAGCGCGTGTGTGATCCCTGGGCACGGCTTGGTTTTTGTGAGAGGAGGCGGAGTTTCATGAAGAAAAATTGCCCGAAGCGCTGCGACCTATGTTATG AGCCTCTGGATGCAGTATCCACCCCGACCCCGCCCCCTGACAACGTGAAGATCAAAATTGTACCCCGTGGAAAAGTTGTGGGCTTTCGCTGTGGGACAAAAAATACCAGAGTTCCTCCAAAAGTCAG CTGGTACAAGGATGGCGAGCAGCTCCTGACATCTATTCCTGGATATATTGTAATCAAGGATCGGGACCTGCGGCTGGTGGCCAACGAATTCAACGAGGGCACCTACACCTGTCGCATCCATCGCCGCGGTAACATTGTCTCTGCAAACTCTTGGGCAATCCGTTTGAAGCCAGAGAAATCATCAAACAACAGCTGA